Within the Pseudobythopirellula maris genome, the region CCGTCTCTGTGCCTCTGTGGTTAATTCGAGAACTTCGGAATCTCCGGCGTCGGCACCTCTTTGAGTAGCCGCTCGATGATGTCCTCGGTCGTTTGCCCCTCGGCTTGGGCTTGGAAGTTGGCGCCGACGCGGTGACGCAGCACCGGCAGCGCGATCTTCTGGATGTCTTCGATCGCCACGCTGAACCGGCCGTCCATCGCGGCGAGCGCTTTGCCGCCGTGGATCAGGTACTGGCCGGCCCGGGGGCCGGCGCCCCAGTCGACGAGTTCTTGAACGAACTTGGGGGCCGAGTCGTCGCGCGGGCGGGTGGCCCGCACCAGCGCGGCGGCGTATTGGATGGCGTACTCGCTCACCGCGACCGAACCGACGAGCTTCTGCACGTTGAGGATCGCTTTGCCGGAGAGGACCTTGTTCACCGTCGGTTTGTCGCCGCGGGTGGTGGCGGCGAGGATCTTCTCCTCTTCGTCCTTGCTCGGGTAGTCGACCTTGATGTTGAACATGAACCGGTCGAGCTGCGCCTCGGGCAGCGGGTAGGTCCCCTCCTGCTCGATCGGGTTCTGCGTGGCGATCGCGAAGAACGGCGACGGCAGGTCGTAGGTCGTTTGGCCCACCGTGACCTGCCGCTCCTGCATCGCCTCCAAGAGCGCGGCCTGGGTCTTGGGCGGGGTGCGGTTGATCTCGTCGGCCAGCAAGATGTTGGTGAAGATCGGCCCCTCGACGAACCGGAACGAGCGCTTGCCCTGCTCGTCCTCGTCCAGCACGTTCGTGCCGGTGATGTCCGAGGGCATCAGGTCGGGGGTGAACTGGATCCGCTTGAACTCGAGGTCCAGGATGCGCGCGAGCGTCGAGACCATCAGCGTCTTGGCCAGCCCCGGCACGCCCTCCAGCAGGCAGTGGCCGCGGGTGAAGATGGCGGCGAAGATCTGCTCGATCACGGCGTCTTGGCCGATGATGACCTTCTGCAGCTCCTCCTGCATCACGAAGCGGTGCTGGCGGAACTCCTGCAGCACGTCGCCGAGGTTGCGCGAAGATTTGGTGGGGGTGCTCAAGGCGTCTGCTCGGTCGGTGCGCGGCGGGGGTCTCAAAAACCCGAGATCGCCCAAAGGAACGGAACGGGTAAACCGGTCGTATGATTCTAAGGGCCACTCCCCGGCGGGCAAACGTGGCGGGTCGCCACGCTTCGCCTTAATGGGCCCCGAGCAAAAGAGTAAGCTACTCGCTTTCCCTCCCAACCAACCATTCTCGGCGGCACGGCATGCGTAAGTCGCAGCGAACGACCTTCGTGACGGTCCTGCTGATCGCGGCGACTTTGTGGGCCCCGCCCGCCCGCGCACAGCGGATGGGGCGGCTCGACGAGGAGCCGCTCGACGCCGCCCGCGTGCTGCTGGCCATCGACCGCGGCGTGGAGTACATCCGCCGCGAGCAAACGCCGCGCGGCTCGTGGCCCGAGCTCACGGGCTACCCCGGCGGAGTGACCTCGCTCTGCACGCTCGCGCTCCTCAGCGCGGGGGTCGAGCCGACCGACCCCTCGATCCGCCGCGCGCTCGACTACCTGCGCTCGATCGAGACGAGCAAGACTTACACCGTGGCGATGCAGACGATGGCGCTCGCCGCAGCCGAGCCGAAACGCGACTTGGTGACGATCCAACGCAACGTCCGCTGGCTCGAAGTCGCCCAGGTCAAGGACGACGCCGAACGGGCCGGCTCGTGGACGTACGACCAGAGCAAGATCGGCCCGGACAACAGCAACACCCAGTTCGCCATGCTCGCCCTCTACGAGGCGCAGCGGGCGGGCGCCCGCGTGCAGCCCGAAACCTGG harbors:
- a CDS encoding AAA family ATPase, which encodes MLQEFRQHRFVMQEELQKVIIGQDAVIEQIFAAIFTRGHCLLEGVPGLAKTLMVSTLARILDLEFKRIQFTPDLMPSDITGTNVLDEDEQGKRSFRFVEGPIFTNILLADEINRTPPKTQAALLEAMQERQVTVGQTTYDLPSPFFAIATQNPIEQEGTYPLPEAQLDRFMFNIKVDYPSKDEEEKILAATTRGDKPTVNKVLSGKAILNVQKLVGSVAVSEYAIQYAAALVRATRPRDDSAPKFVQELVDWGAGPRAGQYLIHGGKALAAMDGRFSVAIEDIQKIALPVLRHRVGANFQAQAEGQTTEDIIERLLKEVPTPEIPKFSN